Within the Setaria viridis chromosome 3, Setaria_viridis_v4.0, whole genome shotgun sequence genome, the region TACAAACAAATCAGATATTTAGAACTTTTGTAAactgccaccatccgaagcccgTCTAGCTCAGTTGGTAGAGCGCAAGGCTCTTAACCTTGTGGTCGTGGGTTCGAGCCCCACGGTGGGCGAcgtttattttttttatgcttTTAGTTCTTACTGCAGAatacatttttttaatatttgttTGCCTTTAGTTTTTACTGCAGATACATTTCTACGTACTACCACAAGTACTCCTGGagtatgacactgctaaaatctAAATTTGCCTCACTTCCCCGTATGTGctgatatttttgttttttatgtcattgtgggtgtgtgtgtgtgggtgggtggggggtggTACACGCTGATCATGTTTTGGATGCTATGCTTGTCATGAGCCGGGGCTGTGGAAGCCTGAAAGGGCAAGAGCACTAGAGCAGACTCCATGTGCCCCTCCTGCTACCTGCCTCTAGTTGCTGCTAAAATCCTAGTCCATCTAATCTTCCTCAAATTGTACCTGAACCTATCAAACACACTTGCTTTGTGATTTGGCAGCAGAGGAACAAGGACCATAACAAACCTTATCAAGAAAAAAAGGACCATAACAAATATTTTGTACCATTTCTATTCCATTTTTGGTATAGTAATTTCTAAATGCCATATATTGTATTTAAAATAGGGCGAAGCCAGATAGCGGAGCATGCTAGAACCTTTTTTTCATGAGCCAGATGTGCCATGGTTTACTTGTCGTAAAATATATAGAGAAAAAAAGACACTGAGCATTTGGAGTGGTGCTGCTGGCCCAGTGACCCGCAGCGTAATAAATGGGCACGACTATGGCCTGGATGAAGCTGGGCCAAGTTCCTTTAGAGGAACTAGGCCAAGTTTTTATACGAATTAGGCCCGGTGGTCGTTGTTGTGGGCTGCTCCATTCTTGGAGTTTTGTAAAAATTCCCCCAATATTCCTTCAAATCGGAAAATCGATTCCAATTTTGGTGCTACATCTCTTAAGGTAGTTTCATTTCTAACTTCACAATGTTTATTTCCTGTATTTGTCCATGCATGAGTACCCCCTTGCTAATCTTAGACTACATGCGCTCGTTTTTCTTATCTTATATTTTGGGGTAAATGTTATATGTTGCTAGAAGTATTAAAATTTCACAAAGTCAGACTTCATAaattttgaccaacaattagtcAAAATGTATACATAAAAATTCATATaaatatattcatattttaaAGATTTGTTGATATGACATTGAATCTGTAGCAGTTGATCGTATATTCTACGAGATGATCATAATATACCTCTAGAGACTTTCAAAATACTAATACGGATATTAAAAACAGATGGAGATAATATAATTTGTCACCCATTAATAAGTTGGGGATGCATTGCAAATGCATACTGTTCACACTAAACTTGAGGCATTGAAAATCTCTGGTCGTTACGGTTTATAGGTACAGTCAGAGAGGGAATCTCAAGGTTTGAGCATCTCATTAAACTCAGCATTGGAGGATGCAGTCAACGAGTGAAAGATGTCTGTTCTATTCGATTCGGTGTGCTTTGTCTCTTTTAACTTCTCTCTCTTCGTTGTGCCCTGAGCAGCGCTTGCAATTGCGCAGAACCAGCGAGGCGAGTTCGTGCTGGGGACTCTGTATGTGTACATCTAGCGACCTAGCAACTTAACGCATAGAAAAACATGTTTTGTTTTCTACGGAATCCATGGCAGTGCTTGGGGTCCGGCGTGTCAGGGCGCAATTAAGAGGCTCCGACCATTTGATTCTGTCTGTTCTTCTTCGATGGATGAGTTGTTCATCGAAACCCTATGTGGGACAGCTTCGCTAGCTTGCATTCTGTCCAAACAATAGTTTACTCCTACATATGCTGCCAATATTTTTAGGGTTCAGCATATGTTGATCAGTACCACTACTGGTCCTAGCCAATCAACCCCTAAACTGAATCTTTGCGAACAAGTGATAGAAACTTAATTTTATACgggtgaaaataaaataaaattgatTGAGAGAGAAACACGGCTACATTTATATCCATTTAAATCGAGTGCAATTTAAGGCCCAACGGTTGAAATCACTTGACGATGAAAGCTCACAAATGTAATAAATGGTTTAAATGCATTATATTGTGTACTCGAGTAATACTCAGAATGGTTGAAACACAAATAAAGGTCCTTGCATTGGCTTTCCATAATGTTACACAAAATTACAAAGGCTAGCTAAAGGCTTAGTGTTAAGTAACCAGATTCAGGCGTATGCTTTAGACACAATTATATACATGATCTTTTAACTTTTAACGTGCTTAAAACAGGTATTAGGTCCCCTGTTTTCAATactatatatttttatgaaacCAAAAATATGTCCAGCATTACATTGTAGCCGCCTGTTGGAAATTCAAAATGATGACCAAGAAACTAAATAACCAAGACTATATatgttttttaaaataaaaacaagACTATGTGTATCAATACGGGTCACACAAATTAAAAGCTTTCATAATATAGGAATATATAGTACTTCAGTTCTCTTGTCCGACATTTAACTTTGTCAATGGAGAGGTCATGTCAAAGTTAATAATATCAGTTCAGTCAACTTAAGTGTACTAGTTCTGCAAAGAATCACACCCCTAAATGCAAACCAGAATCAAAAGAGCCACAATCATGATCGTAACCTATCAGCAGCAGGTACCAAATTTACAAAATTTTCATGAACTTTGTTGCAAGCATTGCATGTTAGTCTTGATTCACATTTTCTTTTGTCCATGTCTTATGAATTATTTCTCGCAGTCATGcgaacaaaaaaaatgtaaaatggaATTCAAAACGCGCTGGTTAGCATATATAATTTGCAACAAATATTGAGCATATACCTTCAATCATAATGTTGATGAGGAAAAAGGAGAGTAAATATTGATAACACACATTTggaacagaagaagaagaactagCTAACGGACGCCATAACATTTCTACTGTTGGACAACTAGCTAGAACTTAAACAAATCTTGCACGCATCTATATAGTCCACTCAAGGTGGACCTACGTGTCCTATGACTATATTATTATTCGGAATTTTGCCACGGATTAAAATGCAAAATATTAATCGGGGGAAGAGATGAGGAGACGTAGTGCCCACGTGAATGTCTCCCAAACAAACATTCACGTcgagccttcttcctcgatcTACATATCTCGATCGCCCTGTTCGATTTCTAGGGTTAGGTTTGCTACTACAGCTAGGGGTTCTCGATCGGCACCGTCCGTTTtccaacaagaacaagaacacaccaccaccaccacccttaGCTTGCTCCGATCCTCTCGTCCATGCAAAGCTCGGTAATTATTGTGTTTGGACTCTTCCTCTCACTATCTGCTCGAAGTTTGCGTAAAGAAATGGCGCCAAGGAATCGTGTCAGGCCTTGGTCAAATTGCATGCATGGCGACGTGAGCAGCACACCATGGAAAGCAATTTTTGTTACTACTCCCATGCAAAGGGTTACTTTTAAAATTTCACCttaatgcatgcatggcattaTAAGCAAGAGTTAAACAGTGGCACACTAGCTGAAACTTAATAAACCATATGTTCATGACCAACTTTCTTTTTGAACTATGCATGTGCAACTTTCTTGTGCTATGAATGTGATGAAATCATGGAACTCTTGCTGTTACAAAGATTACCTAGGAGTAGGAGTTAACTAAGCTGAACAAAGAAAACGCCATCAATTCAGAAAGCATGTATACTCACCAAGACATGAAATGGATGGACATGGTCTATGTGTCTGCTCTACTCCCTAAGCTTAGTCTTAATCAACTCAATCCAACAAACTGAGATCTGACCTTGGTGCGTTAGACCCTTCCAAATTGTAATTAATGGCGCCAGAGACAAAGCTAGTGCAGTGTATATATACTACATACAGCTACATGGTAATGTGTCGACAACATATATTTGCTCTGGTTAGGTCCCAAGTCGATCTGATTTTCTATGCATCGATGCTTCATCTCGTGCAGTGCACATGATGGGCTCTGTAAACTAGTTGAGCAAACGAATCTAGTTGCAGGTGTTGCTTCAACTTGCAATCTCTGCAAAAATTATTTGACGCATTAATGCGGTTCTGAGATCAGTTGTACTGGTTGATGCTCTTTCTTGCAAACTGAGAACCAGTGTACTTCTGTCTAAAGTAATTACATGGCGTTATATAACTAAAACCCACTTTCCTTCTTGTCGAGTATACTATTTACTTTTACCTATTTTTCACAAAGTTAAGTTCAATAATTATATTACTCCAACTCTGCATACAACTTGAAATATATTCTACTATTAAAACTCAACAGCCAAAGGAGAACCCCAAATGGATCTGTTTCAGGTAATCGAGAGGGGATGGGCATGTAGAATTGTAGATTTGAGGCACACAGAAGATCAGGAAAAACATGGCCTCGGTAGACGGGAATTGTGGAGGATCCTTGCCACAGCAGCAAACTGAGGCACGCAATGAGGCACAGCACCAGTGTTTCTACGCCCAGCGACGACGATACAACGGACAACGGGACCCCTAGCTCGCCTCTTTGCATGGATTAACGCGACGGGAGGAGTAAACTCCACACAGCTCGATTGATTCTTTGCTTCAAGTCCACGATCGCATCTGGGTAGCTCGATCGTCTCTTCTCAGTGTGCACGCACCACTACTAGGAAATGgacattagtaccggtcggaactccctctagtaccgattgtgcaaccggtactgacaATCCGATATTAGATGGgatcctttagtactggttgaaataaccggtactaaatgtattaaaaaattaaaaaaaccaAATCCCCGCCCGCACCCCCCGGCCcgagacccccccccccccgctcaCCCCTCCACCCCTGCCTAAGCCCGCCGGACCtcacctccacccgccgcccccgcaTCTGCCCGGCCCCACCCCGCAtccgcctccgcctgccgcccccgcctccgcccgctgccaccacctccacccagCCCCGCAtccgcctccaccccgccgccacctcaccgcgCCCCACCGctccaccccaccaccacctcacctcgcctcgccgccgctcctcaccgccggtgagAGGCGAGCGGaggtgggagaggaggggaggcagaTCGAGGAGAGGAAGtgtgaggaaggagaggaagaggagaggggaggtagAGAGGAGAAGTGTCTAAGGTAGAGAGGAGCTAGCGGTAGCGGATAAGGCACGAGCAGggcgcgcgagggggggggggcacgagagattagtaccgggtggacctcccacctagtactaaagcctttagtaccgggtggagcccccacccggtactaaagggcctctGGGGATCCTAAATTTTGATCCGGTCAGATCGAAATATAACCAGTACTAAGGGAGTGGACGAAAGGTCCATTCCCTTGTAGTGCACGTTGTAAGACGAGTAATCTTAatccatatatattttttaatttacaTTTATAGACCAACCCGTATTTGATAAACCAAGGTGTGCTGTTGAAGAATAAATTCAAATGAAAGCTCTCTAAAGATAAATATTTTCCTTTGGTACCTTCAGCAAGATGTCATTTTAACAAAAGATAATTTAACTAACTGGGTTAGGAGTTAATAGTGTTGTTTTTGTGATTGTAATGAAACAATCAAATATCTCTTTTTTAATTGCTAACATGCTAAAGACATTCGAAGAGTTATTCAGATAGCTACTCGGTTAACCCCACCTAGATCAATAAGACATATGCTTGGAAATTAGTTAATAggcattgcaaaaaaaaaaagataaaactttAATCTTTGTGGGGGTGGCAGCTCTTATGTGGGTTATTTTGTGTACAAGTAATGATTTAGTGTTTGAAAAAAGACTTTTCAATTCGTGTATGCAGGTCATTTTTCGAGGAGCATATTTGGCTGCGATTTTGATCCCTGTTGTAGCATGAGGACACAAGAGAGATCATATGTTCAGCAAGCAAAGCACTAGAGATCGTCGCTTTGGATATATTCGCCAAGAATGGGTGGAGAAGTAATAATATACTTtacttttgaatttttcatgctctatgTGTACTCGTTTTCCTATTTTTTGTTTTCAACTACTAGGCTGAGAATGATGTAAGAACTTGGCGGTGTGCGGTTATAAATGGCCATAAGGCACCAGGCCCGTGGGCCGGCCCACTGCCCGAAAATTTGGCCCGGTACCAGCTCGGCCCGGCACAATTTTAGCTGTGCCCGTGCTAGCCCGGCCTGTCCttagtgccgggcctgggccgctGTGTCAGCCCGTGGGCCAGCCCGGCCTGGCCTTATTAACGGCCAGCTTGTTAGGGCATGATGGAGGCATGTTTAGTTGTACTTTGCATATGTGTTTGTATGTACAGTGCCTCTGAATAAATATGTATATGTGTTTGTATGTACAATACCTCTAAATTTTTGCCTTTGAAAATATAATTTGGTGAATGATTTTTTTATAGCTGAGCCGAGCTAGCATGGGCACAATGTGCCTTCACAGGCCCAACGGGCCACCGGCTCAGCCCGGCACGGCTAAGAGCCCTTGGTGCCGGGCCTGAGCCGCTACTTCAGCCCATGGGCGGGCACGGTTATTACCCGGGCTGTACCGTGCCAGGCCTAAACGATTCGGGCTAAACTGTGCCCGGACCGTCCGTTTGACCATCTATATGCTGTCTTAGGCCGGAAATTATttcctttattaaaaaaaattacatacCAACCCGTGCACTTGCTTGAATGGAGACACTTTTCGTCGATTCCTTTTGATCTCTCATCAGCAGCGTGCCTCTATGCACGTAAGTATTCGATATCTTGTGCCACGCAGCACCAGTCGTCAATCCAGCCATGGCATCACATGCCCGTATGCAAACCAATCTGACACGAATTAAATGGCTGTTTGATCGAGCTTGCAAGTGAGATTCCTGTGGTGTGTCTGTCTGAACAACGGCGACTTTGATGCTTCTCTGCCCAATGGAACCATGTCACCTGTGTCGCCGCCTTAATTAATCCCTTGTCGTGCAGCGGTCAGTACGTACGTACATACACGGCTGACAAATCATGCGCCATCGTCTAGCTAGCTTGGCTTTTGAAAAAGTTAACCTAGCTTTTTACCCTAATAATCTTCCCAGATTCAATCTGCTTATTGTTTAACCtccacacatgcatgcatggccaaGAGCAGGGCATCTCTTGAGAGGCTAACCAACATACAGCGAGTAATTACCCCTGTCTGTCTGAACAGTGGCTACTGCTACTAGGACAcatgcgtcgtcgtcgtcgactaATCTCCCTACCTACTCTTTGTTTTTTACCAGCTGCCGTGTGGCCATGTCGCTGCTTATAAATATCGCTCGTTCACACTCTCGCCCCTGTCGCCATTGCTTTGCTCTCGATCTCCTTGCTACTCGCTCCGGCCTTGCTGCTAAACTCATCGAGCTCAAAAGCTCATCATCAAAGAGTTGTAGCCACACTATATCCAGTGCAGCCTTCTTCCATTTCCTGATCCggtcatcgtcgtcgccgccggctatAGGCATTGCTAGTAGTAGATATACCTACATGGGCGGCGGGTCGCCGTGCGCGTCGTGCaagctgctgcggcggcggtgcaccaAGGACTGCATCTTCGCGCCCTTCTTCCCCGCCGACGACCCCCACAAGTTCGCCATCGTCCACAAGGTCTTCGGCGCCAGCAACGTCTCCAAGATGCTCCAGGTACACATTATCATTACTGTTACCTTGCGAGTGTGAATGCTTAGCGGCTGACGACGATCGCCATGGAATGCATGTGCCATGGATCAGGAGCTCCCCGTGCAGCAGCGCGGCGACGCGGTGAGCAGCCTGGTGTACGAGGCGAACGCGCGGATGCGGGACCCGGTGTACGGCTGCGTGGGGGCCATCTCCTTCCTGCAGAACCAGGTGTCGCAGCTGCAGATGCAGCTCGCCGTCGCGCAGGCCGAGATCCTCTGCATCCAGATGCAGcagcgccgcgacggcggcggccccgaTGACGTCGACGTGGTACCCCCGTCGTCGCTggtcgctgccggcggcgccggcgaccaccACGTGACGATGGCGGCGATGCAGCAGCACCAGGCGTCGATGGTGGCCCCCGAGGACGTGGATGCGTTCCTGATGCagaacgccggcgccggcgccggagccatCCCGCCGCACCTGATCGGCTACGGCGGCGCCGCGTCGGTGGGCGCCATGGGGGAGCCCCTCAAGCGGGAATCCCTGTGGACGTAGCCAACACACTTATAagtcaactttgcatgtgcacGCAGCCCGTTGCTTCAGTGCGTGGTTCGCTTAATTTTCTTGTAGGGCTAGCTTAGGTTAATTATTAGCTAGTAGGTAGTTAATCTGTGACTTCttgtttcctcctcctctcttcgaCATTTTAATCCTGATTTCTCTCTAATTTGTTTCATGTTCTTGTGCTGTGTTCGTGATCAATCGGAGAATCAGCTGTAGATCATCATTGATGCTACCAATGCATCATCACATCATGCATTGTTGGCGCGTGACAGCATGTCTATTTCTCAGTTCATAGAAGCTACGAGAGCATGCATTTAATTTGTCGTTATAGTTACATACGTGATACAGAAGAGTCCGGCCGTTAAAAATGTCGAAGTACTTGTGACCGGAGGGAATATCaagtacaaaaaaaaataagacaTTGACAAGCAAATTACTAGTCTCTCATCAGTTCGCTCCGATCCACTCTCTTTTTACCACATAAGTGCATATTATATAGCTAGATATCATATAGTTTCTGAAAtggagatggagagagagagaataacGTTTACTCTAGTTTACCGATAGATACACGTATTAATTCTAAATGAgtaataatactccctccggcCCAAAtaactattcattttagcttttctacaTACACATTTTGATATGcatctatatatatactatatctagatacaaaTAGTAAAAAtgatgtatttagaaaagccagaataaatagtaatttgggatggagtgaGTAACAGTCAAATTACGTTACACTTATGTATGTAGTAGGGCACAGCAGTTagcatgcatgtgcatgcgACCAAGGGATCACATGCACGCATGGGGTGATTAAATTAGTCAAAACATGGAAGAGAGATCGACCAGCAAGTCCAGCTTCCTTCTCAGACAAACAACTGTCCCCGAATCTCCTAAATCCGAATGGGACGGTGTCTCTCACGCGACAACACTAAACCATATACAAATGCCCATTATTCTCGTCATGGAAAGATTTTCTTTTTACTCGATCTGTAAATGAATTGAAGGTTTTGGATCAATCAAACCTAACCATTATTTTGGATCAAAACCAAACCTAACCTGGAATCTGGTTCGACAGGATAAGAACAACACATGCAGATCGTGTGAGAGCTAGCTACCACCGACAGGCGTCACACTAATCATTGGATCGAAACTACAGGCAGGCCAGGTGACCAAACTGAATTAGTTCCTCTTtattacatatatattttttaattggAGAGTGGATTATCTGCTTTTTCATTTATGTTCTTGAAGTTGTTAATCCCAATACTAAGTTTACATTGAGCTCTACATGCAAGAAGATCAGTTTTGCAAATAAATATAACTGTGACAAATTGTTTTAGCACGCAGTGAAGTTCGTCATCCAAGAGCAGATATTTGACCAGCTACACCCGCACGTTCCCCTAAGCTGGGTGACACGGGCGGCTCCCCGGCCCCTCCGCCCATCTCAGCCCCCGCCGGCCTTGCTCCCTGCCTCTGTCGCCGCCGGAGTTGCCTACTGAAAACCCAGCACGCAGTGAGGAGGGCAGCGGCGAGGCCATCCTACCCTCTTCCTACcttttcccctctctctctcgctcttcCTCCCCGGAGATGGCCAGCATGGTGGGCTTCGGCGA harbors:
- the LOC117850489 gene encoding uncharacterized protein — encoded protein: MSLLINIARSHSRPCRHCFALDLLATRSGLAAKLIELKSSSSKSCSHTISSAAFFHFLIRSSSSPPAIGIASSRYTYMGGGSPCASCKLLRRRCTKDCIFAPFFPADDPHKFAIVHKVFGASNVSKMLQELPVQQRGDAVSSLVYEANARMRDPVYGCVGAISFLQNQVSQLQMQLAVAQAEILCIQMQQRRDGGGPDDVDVVPPSSLVAAGGAGDHHVTMAAMQQHQASMVAPEDVDAFLMQNAGAGAGAIPPHLIGYGGAASVGAMGEPLKRESLWT